Proteins from one Nakamurella multipartita DSM 44233 genomic window:
- the rsmD gene encoding 16S rRNA (guanine(966)-N(2))-methyltransferase RsmD translates to MTRIVAGRWRGRRLVVPKGVGTRPSAERVREALAGSLQATGGLVGARVLDLWAGTGALGLELASRGASSAVFVEKDRSALATLRTNVDTLHEDGGPTLTVLAADVTAPALTARLGGPFDIVLADPPYDLDGASVRGVLAALVAGGVLADHADLIVERSARSGEVSWPEPLTAVRVRKYGDTLLCYGRAP, encoded by the coding sequence ATGACCAGGATCGTCGCCGGCCGCTGGCGCGGCCGGCGGCTCGTGGTGCCCAAGGGAGTGGGCACCCGGCCGTCGGCCGAACGCGTCCGCGAGGCGCTGGCCGGCTCACTGCAGGCCACCGGCGGGCTGGTCGGGGCCCGGGTGCTGGACCTGTGGGCCGGCACCGGTGCCCTCGGGCTGGAACTGGCCTCCCGGGGCGCGTCGTCGGCGGTGTTCGTGGAGAAGGACCGGTCCGCGCTGGCCACCCTGCGGACCAACGTGGACACCCTGCACGAGGACGGCGGGCCGACGCTGACCGTGCTGGCCGCGGACGTCACCGCCCCGGCGCTGACCGCGCGGCTGGGCGGACCGTTCGACATCGTGCTGGCCGACCCGCCCTACGACCTGGACGGCGCCAGCGTGCGGGGGGTGCTGGCCGCTCTGGTGGCGGGCGGCGTGCTGGCCGACCACGCCGACCTGATCGTCGAACGCAGCGCCCGCTCCGGTGAGGTGTCCTGGCCCGAGCCGTTGACCGCCGTCCGGGTGCGCAAGTACGGCGACACGCTGCTCTGCTACGGTCGCGCCCCATGA
- the coaD gene encoding pantetheine-phosphate adenylyltransferase, whose protein sequence is MSQARRPTHAVCPGSFDPPTLGHLDVIGRASGLFDRVTVAVLVNPDKRGMFSLDERLDLLRATAGELPNVDVDTFQGLLVDYCREHGIAAIVKGLRAVSDFDYELQMAQMNHGLTGVDTLFMPTSPAYSFVSSSLVKQVATYGGDVRHLLPGVVADALAARLAQR, encoded by the coding sequence ATGAGCCAGGCCCGCCGACCGACCCACGCGGTGTGTCCGGGGTCGTTCGACCCGCCCACCCTGGGCCACCTGGACGTGATCGGCCGGGCGTCCGGCCTGTTCGACCGGGTCACCGTCGCGGTCCTGGTCAATCCGGACAAGCGCGGCATGTTTTCTCTGGACGAGCGGCTGGACCTGCTGCGCGCCACCGCCGGCGAGCTGCCCAACGTGGACGTCGACACGTTCCAAGGCCTGCTGGTCGACTACTGCCGCGAGCACGGTATCGCCGCCATCGTCAAGGGTCTGCGCGCGGTCTCCGATTTCGACTACGAGTTGCAGATGGCGCAGATGAACCACGGCCTGACCGGGGTGGACACCCTGTTCATGCCGACCAGCCCGGCCTACTCGTTCGTCTCGTCGTCGCTGGTCAAACAGGTCGCCACGTACGGCGGCGACGTGCGGCACCTGCTGCCGGGCGTGGTCGCCGACGCTCTCGCGGCCCGGCTCGCGCAGCGCTGA
- a CDS encoding SPFH domain-containing protein, whose protein sequence is MYRVFEALDELVTIVEEARGLPMTASCVVPRGDVLELLDDVRDALPGEVDDAQDVLDHRDQMLAEASDKATTMVSDAQNEAERTVTGARNEAEATVSGARAEADRLVHEASAHAESLVARARDEAARIVASAQEQHDSIMARAHADAERSVAAGRASYEASVADGKAEQARLVSQTEVVQAAYAESARILDGAHADADRMRNECDTYVDSTLGNLEETLTSTLRTVGRGRSALRTGGVADLRDERIFARS, encoded by the coding sequence ATGTACCGGGTTTTCGAGGCACTCGACGAACTGGTCACCATCGTCGAGGAGGCCCGCGGTCTGCCGATGACGGCATCCTGCGTGGTGCCACGTGGGGATGTCCTGGAACTGCTCGACGACGTTCGTGACGCCCTGCCGGGGGAGGTCGACGACGCCCAGGACGTGCTCGATCACCGCGATCAGATGCTGGCCGAGGCGTCCGACAAGGCCACCACCATGGTCTCCGACGCGCAGAACGAGGCCGAGCGGACCGTGACCGGCGCCCGGAACGAGGCCGAGGCCACCGTGTCCGGCGCCCGCGCCGAGGCCGACCGGCTGGTCCACGAGGCGTCCGCGCACGCCGAGTCGCTGGTCGCCCGGGCCCGGGACGAGGCCGCCCGCATCGTCGCGTCGGCCCAGGAACAGCACGACTCGATCATGGCCCGGGCGCACGCCGACGCCGAGCGGTCGGTCGCCGCGGGCCGGGCCAGCTACGAGGCCTCGGTCGCCGACGGCAAGGCCGAGCAGGCCCGCCTGGTCTCCCAGACCGAGGTGGTGCAGGCCGCGTACGCCGAGTCCGCCCGCATCCTGGACGGCGCCCACGCCGACGCCGACCGGATGCGCAACGAGTGCGACACCTACGTGGACTCCACGTTGGGCAACCTCGAGGAGACGCTCACCTCGACCCTGCGCACCGTGGGCCGGGGCCGCAGCGCGCTGCGCACCGGCGGGGTGGCCGATCTGCGCGACGAACGGATCTTTGCCCGGAGCTGA
- a CDS encoding YceD family protein, with the protein MSAVPAPRHDSLWVVDTRALGHRPGSMRTLRIAVPLDAPMGLEVLAVPPGDEVDLDLRLEAVAEGVLVSGTAAATAVGQCARCLIETTEPVVAGIRELFAYPESATAATTEEDEIYRVVDERIDLEQLVRDEVVTALPMAPLCRPDCRGLCVECGGRLDDLEPGHSHAILDPRWAALRDRFGTGSPESTDRPPAGPGE; encoded by the coding sequence ATGTCCGCCGTACCTGCTCCGCGCCACGACTCGCTTTGGGTGGTGGACACCCGGGCATTGGGCCACCGGCCCGGATCGATGCGCACGTTGCGGATCGCCGTGCCCCTGGACGCCCCGATGGGGCTGGAGGTGCTGGCCGTCCCCCCAGGTGACGAGGTCGATCTGGACCTGCGCCTGGAGGCGGTCGCCGAGGGCGTGCTGGTGTCCGGCACCGCCGCGGCGACGGCGGTCGGGCAGTGTGCACGCTGCCTGATCGAGACCACGGAGCCGGTCGTCGCCGGCATCCGCGAACTGTTCGCCTATCCCGAGTCGGCCACCGCGGCGACGACGGAGGAGGACGAGATCTACCGGGTCGTCGACGAACGAATCGACCTGGAGCAGCTGGTCCGCGACGAGGTCGTCACCGCGTTGCCGATGGCCCCGCTGTGCCGGCCGGACTGCCGCGGATTGTGCGTGGAGTGCGGCGGCCGGCTCGATGACCTCGAGCCCGGTCATTCGCATGCGATACTGGATCCTCGCTGGGCCGCATTGCGGGACCGGTTCGGAACCGGTTCACCCGAAAGCACGGACCGGCCGCCGGCCGGGCCTGGCGAGTGA
- the rpmF gene encoding 50S ribosomal protein L32 — translation MAVPKRKMSRSNTRSRRSQWKTTVPTLVACNNRACGALKPPHQACPTCGQYKGRQVVGV, via the coding sequence GTGGCTGTCCCGAAGCGGAAGATGTCGCGCAGCAACACCCGCTCGCGTCGTTCGCAGTGGAAGACCACCGTGCCGACGCTGGTGGCTTGCAACAACCGCGCCTGCGGTGCGCTCAAGCCGCCGCATCAGGCGTGCCCCACCTGCGGGCAGTACAAGGGCCGCCAGGTCGTCGGGGTCTGA
- the rnc gene encoding ribonuclease III yields MAAATVPSANNTPDPLAISAALGVELSPELVVLALTHRSFAYEHGGLPTNERLEFLGDSVLGVVVTETLYRTHPELQEGRLAKLRASVVNMHALAGVGRTIGLGDQLRLGKGEELTGGRDKSSIVADAVEAVIGAVYLQHGLEVARAVVLRLFADLLATAPQLGAGLDWKTSLQELAAERGLGVPEYRVSEEGPDHAKVFAARVLLSGSARGTGTGRTKKEAEQNAAAAAYTGLQDGAAGRSRPDTPDASRSSA; encoded by the coding sequence TTGGCCGCCGCGACAGTGCCGTCGGCGAACAACACCCCGGACCCGCTGGCCATCAGCGCGGCCCTGGGTGTTGAGCTCAGTCCTGAGCTCGTCGTCCTCGCGTTGACCCACCGGTCTTTCGCGTACGAGCACGGCGGCCTGCCCACCAACGAGCGGCTGGAGTTCCTGGGCGACTCGGTGCTCGGCGTCGTCGTCACCGAGACGCTGTACCGCACCCATCCGGAACTGCAGGAGGGGCGGCTGGCCAAGCTGCGCGCCTCCGTGGTGAACATGCACGCGTTGGCCGGCGTCGGCCGCACCATCGGGCTGGGTGACCAGCTCCGGCTGGGCAAGGGTGAGGAACTCACCGGCGGGCGGGACAAGTCCTCGATCGTGGCCGACGCGGTCGAGGCCGTCATCGGTGCCGTGTACCTGCAGCATGGGCTGGAGGTGGCGCGGGCCGTCGTGCTGCGCCTGTTCGCCGACCTGCTGGCCACCGCGCCGCAGCTGGGTGCCGGCCTGGACTGGAAGACCTCGCTGCAGGAACTGGCCGCCGAACGTGGCCTGGGCGTCCCCGAATACCGGGTGTCCGAGGAGGGGCCGGACCACGCCAAGGTCTTCGCCGCGCGGGTGCTGCTGTCCGGGTCGGCCCGGGGCACCGGAACCGGCCGGACCAAGAAGGAAGCCGAGCAGAACGCGGCCGCGGCCGCCTACACCGGCCTGCAGGATGGGGCGGCGGGTCGGTCCCGCCCGGACACGCCGGACGCCTCGCGCAGCAGTGCCTGA
- the mutM gene encoding bifunctional DNA-formamidopyrimidine glycosylase/DNA-(apurinic or apyrimidinic site) lyase encodes MPELPEVETVRRGLLTHLAGRRIRTVRVHHDRAVRRHPGGPDDFQAVLAGRLVRDVRRRGKYLWWALDDGDAVLAHLGMSGQFRVAGPAGPIPEPLHPHLRIRFDFDDAGPSLDFLDQRTFGGMTYAPGGAELPAAIAHIARDPLDPEFSAAGAVAALRHKRTGIKRALLDQTVVSGVGNIYADEALWRARMHFDRPTERLTRPQAATVLAAATEVMTDALAVGGTSFDALYVNVNGESGYFDRSLNVYGRADRPCPRCGTPIRRSAFMNRSSYWCPRCQRPPRP; translated from the coding sequence GTGCCTGAACTTCCCGAAGTCGAAACCGTCCGTCGCGGCCTGCTGACCCATCTCGCGGGCCGGCGCATCCGGACGGTTCGCGTGCACCACGACCGCGCCGTCCGCCGGCATCCCGGCGGACCCGACGACTTCCAGGCCGTGCTGGCCGGCCGCCTGGTCCGCGACGTGCGCCGGCGGGGCAAGTACCTGTGGTGGGCGCTGGACGACGGCGACGCCGTGCTCGCCCACCTGGGCATGAGCGGCCAGTTCCGCGTCGCCGGCCCGGCCGGACCCATTCCCGAGCCGCTGCACCCGCATCTGCGGATCCGCTTCGACTTCGACGACGCCGGCCCCAGCCTGGACTTCTTGGACCAGCGGACCTTCGGCGGCATGACCTATGCACCCGGCGGGGCCGAGCTGCCGGCGGCGATCGCCCACATCGCCCGCGACCCGTTGGACCCGGAGTTCAGCGCCGCCGGCGCAGTGGCGGCCCTCCGGCACAAGCGAACCGGGATCAAGCGGGCCCTGCTGGACCAGACGGTGGTCTCCGGGGTCGGCAACATCTACGCCGACGAGGCTCTGTGGCGGGCCCGGATGCACTTCGACCGGCCCACCGAGCGGCTCACCCGGCCGCAGGCGGCGACGGTGCTGGCCGCCGCGACCGAGGTGATGACTGATGCGCTGGCCGTCGGCGGCACCTCCTTCGACGCGCTGTACGTCAACGTCAATGGCGAGTCCGGCTACTTCGACCGGTCGCTCAACGTGTACGGGCGGGCCGACCGGCCCTGCCCGCGGTGCGGGACGCCGATCCGCCGGTCGGCGTTCATGAATCGCTCGTCGTACTGGTGCCCGCGCTGCCAACGGCCACCCCGCCCGTAG
- a CDS encoding phosphatase PAP2 family protein, whose protein sequence is MRVTDQPPNPLIVPAPMPIARPLDHALRILTKTADHGRLWMGVAAVGALASRRTRRGAFRGLASLSAASLVSNALLKPVFGRRRPDPERTVIARRIGELPWTSSFPSGHAASAAAFATGATLEVPWAGPLLVPLAAAVAYSRVHVGVHYRSDVWAGAAVGITVALIGRAMWPVKPWGPALMAAGNAPALPQGEGLTVILNGASGSSDGAADSISRALPKARILEWDPSTDIDDLVDELPKAFGVAGGDGTVASVAQLAHDHGLPLAVFPAGTFNHFAKALGLDTDAETVAAVETGTSGMVDLATIDGVPFLNTASIGQYPEMVRRRDKYSDRMGKWPATAYAILRTLRHEKPIDLVINGEKHPIWIVFIGNGRYSPRGLAPAWRDQLAGGVLDVQYLRADRRFSRTRAILYSIIGVARLSKVYGELEAGHVRIESLSGAKPVAHDGEITDPKDVVELSISDRRLIVYRATS, encoded by the coding sequence ATGCGCGTCACCGACCAGCCTCCCAATCCGCTCATCGTCCCCGCCCCGATGCCGATCGCCCGGCCGTTGGACCATGCCCTGCGCATCCTGACCAAAACCGCCGACCACGGCCGGTTGTGGATGGGCGTGGCCGCCGTCGGCGCGTTGGCCAGCCGGCGGACCCGACGCGGGGCCTTCCGCGGCCTGGCCAGCCTGAGCGCGGCCAGCCTGGTCTCCAATGCGCTGCTCAAGCCGGTGTTCGGCCGACGCCGGCCCGACCCGGAGCGGACGGTGATCGCGCGCCGGATCGGCGAGCTGCCCTGGACCTCCTCGTTCCCCAGCGGTCACGCCGCCTCGGCCGCCGCCTTCGCCACCGGGGCCACTCTGGAGGTGCCGTGGGCCGGGCCGCTGCTGGTGCCGTTGGCCGCCGCGGTCGCCTACTCCCGGGTGCACGTCGGGGTGCACTACCGCTCCGATGTGTGGGCCGGGGCCGCCGTCGGGATCACCGTGGCCCTGATCGGCCGGGCGATGTGGCCGGTCAAGCCGTGGGGTCCGGCCCTGATGGCCGCCGGCAACGCGCCCGCCCTGCCCCAGGGCGAGGGTCTGACAGTCATCCTCAACGGCGCGTCCGGCAGCTCGGACGGGGCCGCCGACTCCATCTCCCGGGCGCTGCCCAAGGCGAGGATCCTGGAGTGGGACCCCAGCACCGACATCGACGACCTGGTCGACGAGCTGCCCAAGGCGTTCGGGGTGGCCGGCGGCGACGGCACGGTCGCCTCGGTCGCGCAGTTGGCCCACGACCACGGGCTGCCGCTGGCCGTGTTCCCGGCCGGCACGTTCAACCACTTCGCCAAGGCGCTCGGCCTGGACACCGACGCCGAGACCGTGGCCGCGGTGGAGACCGGGACCTCCGGCATGGTCGATCTGGCCACCATCGACGGCGTCCCGTTCCTGAACACCGCCAGCATCGGGCAGTACCCGGAGATGGTGCGGCGCCGGGACAAGTACTCGGACCGGATGGGCAAGTGGCCGGCCACCGCCTACGCGATCCTGCGGACCCTGCGCCACGAGAAACCGATCGATCTGGTCATCAACGGCGAGAAGCACCCGATCTGGATCGTGTTCATCGGCAACGGCCGGTACTCACCCCGCGGGCTCGCGCCGGCGTGGCGCGACCAGCTGGCCGGGGGCGTGCTCGACGTGCAGTACCTGCGGGCCGACCGCCGATTCTCCCGCACCCGGGCCATCCTGTACTCGATCATCGGCGTGGCCCGGCTGAGCAAGGTCTACGGCGAGCTGGAGGCCGGCCACGTGCGTATCGAGTCGCTGTCCGGAGCCAAGCCGGTGGCCCACGACGGCGAGATCACCGATCCGAAAGACGTGGTGGAACTGTCCATCTCGGATCGGCGGCTGATCGTGTACCGGGCCACCAGCTGA
- a CDS encoding DDE-type integrase/transposase/recombinase — protein MASRAEITTRYAKAFKAADRRTKGRILDEVVSVTGWSRDNARRRLTSAAQCPPGGGRQVAQRPRKQRANKFSYEAVKVLQRVWAASGGQCGKYLAASMDTQLDGLERHGELVDGECRYSASVRAELLAMSPATIDRYLRTAKATDQVRGVSTTKPSPLLRSSIKIRKAGDEVEAEPGFFEGDTVAHCGPTLRGEFARSVNLTCVHTGWVFTRSTRNNAHANILAALQAGVQEIPFAVTGLDFDNGGEFLNRAVIKWAAERDIYFTRSRPYKKNDQATIESKNNHLVRRYAFYYRYDTDEERHALNRLWKLVNDRLNYLTPTIKPVGWGENKAGRRKRLYDKPQTPLSRLLAAGTLSPAQAHELTAYRDGLNPAALAREIADIQAVLLGLAKNKTEQLYLATVPKALPDVRKGVRIRAG, from the coding sequence ATGGCGTCTCGGGCCGAGATCACCACCAGGTACGCCAAGGCGTTCAAGGCTGCGGACAGGCGGACGAAGGGCCGGATCCTGGACGAGGTGGTGTCCGTGACGGGCTGGTCGCGGGACAACGCCCGGCGACGCTTGACCAGCGCCGCGCAGTGCCCGCCGGGCGGCGGCCGACAGGTCGCCCAGCGGCCCAGGAAGCAGCGGGCGAACAAGTTCTCCTACGAGGCCGTAAAGGTCCTCCAGCGGGTCTGGGCGGCTTCCGGTGGGCAGTGCGGCAAGTACCTGGCCGCATCGATGGACACGCAACTGGACGGGCTGGAACGGCACGGGGAGCTGGTCGACGGCGAGTGCCGGTACAGCGCTTCGGTGCGGGCCGAGCTGCTCGCGATGTCGCCGGCGACGATCGACCGCTACCTGCGGACCGCGAAGGCCACCGACCAGGTCCGCGGTGTCTCGACCACGAAACCGTCACCGTTGCTGCGGTCCTCGATCAAGATCCGTAAGGCGGGCGACGAGGTCGAGGCCGAGCCCGGCTTCTTCGAGGGCGACACGGTTGCACATTGCGGCCCGACCCTGCGGGGCGAGTTCGCTCGCTCGGTGAACCTGACCTGTGTGCATACCGGGTGGGTCTTCACCCGCTCGACGCGCAACAACGCGCACGCCAACATCCTGGCCGCGCTGCAGGCCGGGGTGCAGGAGATCCCTTTCGCGGTCACCGGTCTGGACTTCGACAACGGAGGTGAGTTCCTGAACCGGGCCGTCATCAAATGGGCCGCCGAGCGAGACATCTACTTCACCCGGTCCCGGCCGTACAAGAAGAACGACCAGGCCACGATCGAGTCGAAGAACAACCACCTGGTCCGCCGGTACGCGTTCTACTACCGGTACGACACCGACGAGGAGCGGCACGCGTTGAACCGGCTCTGGAAGCTGGTCAACGACCGGCTCAACTACCTCACCCCGACGATCAAGCCGGTCGGCTGGGGTGAGAACAAGGCCGGTCGCCGCAAACGCCTGTACGACAAGCCGCAAACCCCGTTGAGTCGGCTGCTGGCCGCCGGCACGCTGTCGCCGGCGCAAGCCCACGAGCTGACCGCCTACCGGGACGGGCTCAACCCAGCCGCGCTCGCCCGTGAGATCGCCGACATTCAAGCCGTGCTGCTGGGCCTGGCCAAGAACAAGACCGAGCAGCTCTACCTCGCGACCGTCCCCAAGGCACTGCCCGACGTGCGCAAAGGCGTCCGGATCCGGGCCGGCTGA
- a CDS encoding eCIS core domain-containing protein — protein MASIARHRPEPQGAARQRPDPAEPPSATRPEPAGARFAPVAVPGLTVGSAHDPAEAEADRVSQEVLQRLGAAPATAAAPVRRRVEPEVGIEGGSLSPGTRSSIEQLRGGGSPLPEPMRTRMEGAFGADFSDVRVHTGDRAARTNQALGALAFTTGNDIVLGEGSSIGDQRLLAHELTHVVQNRG, from the coding sequence ATGGCGAGCATCGCGCGACACCGGCCGGAACCGCAGGGTGCCGCGCGGCAGCGCCCGGACCCGGCCGAGCCGCCGAGCGCGACGCGGCCGGAACCGGCCGGGGCCCGGTTCGCGCCGGTCGCGGTGCCCGGGCTGACCGTCGGCTCGGCCCACGACCCGGCCGAGGCGGAGGCGGACCGGGTCAGCCAGGAGGTGCTGCAACGACTCGGGGCCGCGCCGGCGACGGCCGCGGCTCCGGTCCGGCGACGGGTCGAACCCGAGGTCGGGATCGAGGGTGGGTCCCTGTCGCCGGGCACCCGGTCCTCGATCGAGCAGTTGCGCGGCGGGGGCAGCCCGCTGCCCGAGCCGATGCGCACCCGCATGGAGGGCGCGTTCGGCGCCGACTTCTCCGACGTGCGGGTGCACACCGGGGACCGGGCGGCCCGGACCAACCAGGCCCTCGGTGCGCTGGCCTTCACCACCGGCAACGACATCGTCCTGGGCGAGGGCTCGTCGATCGGTGATCAGCGGCTGCTGGCCCACGAGCTGACCCACGTCGTGCAGAACCGCGGCTGA
- a CDS encoding acylphosphatase, giving the protein MTAFVHGHVQGVGFRWFTRTKAMEFGLVGSATNLVDGRVEVVVEGPRPACADLLAWLRGGQTPGRVEQVVEQFAPARGTFRRFDVG; this is encoded by the coding sequence ATGACCGCCTTTGTGCACGGCCACGTGCAGGGGGTGGGTTTTCGCTGGTTCACCCGCACCAAGGCGATGGAGTTCGGCCTGGTCGGCAGCGCGACCAACCTGGTCGACGGCCGGGTGGAGGTGGTCGTGGAGGGTCCCCGGCCGGCCTGTGCGGACCTGTTGGCCTGGCTGCGGGGCGGGCAGACCCCGGGCCGGGTCGAGCAGGTGGTGGAGCAGTTCGCGCCGGCCCGCGGCACCTTCCGCCGCTTCGACGTCGGCTGA